One genomic region from Armatimonadota bacterium encodes:
- the pheS gene encoding phenylalanine--tRNA ligase subunit alpha, whose amino-acid sequence MEPEIRTLREEAEQEIQRAETPEALEAVRRRYLGKRGQLTQLLRGLRDLPPGERTRMGALLNETKEWLEAQLEARAEVVRAIALQRQLRAEAIDVTLPGRRPIPGRPHVLGRTIQEILEIFRSMGFEVAEGPEIETEEFNFRRLNIPDDHPARDMQDSFYLDREHLLRTQVTAVDVRVMAVRRPPLRVVSIGRCYRRDALDATHAPVFHQVDGFWVDQDVRFSDLKGVLSRFAREMWGPQTRIRFQPSYFPFTEPSAEIAVYFSGRWLEIGGCGMFHPRVLEMAGMDPERYTAFAFGLGVERPAMVRYGIGDIRLFWENDLRFLNQF is encoded by the coding sequence GTGGAACCGGAGATCCGGACCCTGCGGGAGGAGGCCGAACAGGAAATCCAGCGGGCCGAGACCCCGGAGGCCCTGGAGGCCGTCCGCCGTAGGTATCTCGGCAAGCGAGGCCAGCTCACCCAGCTGCTGCGGGGCTTGCGGGATCTCCCGCCGGGGGAGCGGACCCGGATGGGTGCCCTCCTCAATGAGACCAAGGAGTGGCTCGAGGCTCAACTGGAAGCCCGGGCCGAAGTGGTTCGGGCGATCGCTCTGCAGAGGCAGCTCCGCGCGGAGGCCATAGACGTCACCCTCCCCGGCCGGCGCCCCATTCCCGGGCGGCCGCACGTCCTGGGCCGTACCATCCAGGAGATCCTGGAGATCTTCCGCTCCATGGGGTTTGAGGTGGCGGAAGGACCGGAGATCGAGACGGAGGAGTTCAATTTCCGCCGCCTCAATATCCCGGATGACCACCCTGCCCGGGACATGCAGGACTCCTTCTACCTGGACCGCGAGCACCTCCTGCGGACCCAGGTCACCGCGGTGGATGTGCGGGTGATGGCGGTACGAAGGCCTCCCCTGCGGGTGGTGAGCATCGGCCGGTGCTACCGCCGGGACGCCCTCGATGCCACTCACGCGCCCGTGTTCCACCAGGTGGACGGGTTTTGGGTGGATCAGGACGTGCGGTTCTCGGACCTCAAAGGGGTGCTCTCCCGGTTCGCCCGGGAGATGTGGGGCCCGCAGACCCGGATCCGTTTCCAGCCCTCGTACTTCCCCTTTACGGAGCCCAGCGCGGAGATCGCGGTGTACTTCAGCGGCCGGTGGCTGGAGATCGGAGGGTGCGGGATGTTCCATCCCAGGGTTTTGGAGATGGCGGGAATGGATCCCGAGCGGTACACCGCCTTCGCCTTCGGGCTGGGGGTGGAGCGACCGGCCATGGTC
- a CDS encoding RNA methyltransferase, translated as MITSPKNPHIRELRALARRRERWTQGRVVVSGVRIVETILRVGGQVEELLVAEPMPELERLARRTGIRILRVGPRVMEALADVETPQPVCAVVRIPTVRPLSSLPWSRLAVADGLQDPGNMGALVRTADAAGFDALAVLEGTVDPFHPRAIRASAGSCFALPIARATWEEVRGARVYVADPRGAVDYREADYTPPVALVFGSEGSGPRHPWPGSVRVRIPVYGKAESLNVVAAAAVLLYEARRGG; from the coding sequence GTGATCACGAGCCCAAAAAACCCGCACATCCGGGAACTTCGGGCCCTGGCCCGTCGGCGGGAGCGGTGGACGCAGGGTCGGGTCGTCGTGAGCGGAGTCCGGATCGTGGAGACCATCCTCCGGGTGGGAGGGCAGGTGGAGGAGCTCCTGGTGGCGGAGCCCATGCCGGAACTGGAACGCCTAGCCCGACGCACGGGGATCCGGATACTCCGGGTGGGGCCGCGGGTGATGGAGGCCTTGGCGGACGTGGAGACTCCCCAACCCGTGTGCGCGGTAGTCCGGATCCCCACGGTGCGCCCCCTCTCCTCCCTCCCCTGGTCCCGACTCGCGGTGGCGGACGGGCTCCAGGATCCGGGGAACATGGGGGCCCTGGTCCGCACCGCGGACGCCGCAGGGTTCGATGCCCTGGCCGTTCTCGAGGGAACCGTGGATCCCTTTCATCCGAGGGCCATCCGCGCGAGTGCGGGGTCCTGCTTCGCGCTCCCCATCGCGCGGGCCACCTGGGAGGAGGTGCGGGGGGCTCGGGTGTACGTGGCAGACCCCCGGGGGGCGGTGGACTACCGGGAGGCGGATTACACGCCACCTGTGGCCCTCGTGTTCGGGAGCGAAGGGAGTGGACCCCGACATCCCTGGCCTGGATCGGTCCGGGTCCGGATCCCGGTTTACGGTAAGGCGGAATCCCTGAACGTGGTGGCCGCAGCGGCCGTGCTCCTGTACGAGGCCCGGCGCGGTGGCTGA